The genomic stretch AGAACAAATTACTAAAGAAATTGGATTTTCAAAATCTACAATTTGAAGAGAAATCAAAAATAATTCAACAGAAAATGGATATATAGCAGAAGAGGCTGAAAAGAAACATAAAATAAGAGAAAAATGAAAATATCAATTTAAATTAGAATCTGAATTTTCTTATTACAATGATTTTACAAAAGCTTTTTTAAATATATATAATCCTATTTTTTTAGGAGTCAAAAATTCCAGATTAATAGTATATAATACCAATAATTTTCCTGTCCCTTCTTTAAAAACTTTGTACAACTGAATTAATAGTGGTTTATGAGCATTAACAAAGAAAAATAAATTACGAAGTTATTATAAAAAAGGCGGAAAAAGAAATGGGAATGTTTTAACAAGACTTGTTGGAAATAGATATATAGTTCCTATAACTTTTAGGCCTAAAAATATTAATGATAGGTCAGAATTCGGGCACTGAGAAGCTGATTTAATAATTGGAAAAACAGGTTCAAAAAGCGAACATTTACTAACTTTTGAAGAAAGAAAAACTAGGTATGGATTAATAAGAAAAGTACCTAATAAAAACCCTTGAATTGTAGCTAAAATTTTATTCGAATTAATTAAAGAAAGAAAATTAAATGTGAAGTCTATAACAATTGATAACGGATTTGAATTTAAGATCTTTTTCATGATAGGATATAGGCTACAAATTAAAATTTACAAAGCCGATGCATATGCATCTTTTCAAAAAGGTTCAATAGAAAACTTCAATGGATTAGTAAGAAGACAATACCCGAAGAAAACAAATTTTAACAAAATACTAGATGAAAATATAATAGAAACAGAAAGAAAAATTAACAATATGCCAAGAGAAATATTAGGTTTTTTAACATCTGATGAATTATTTTTTAATTGAAATTATTTTAAAGAACCTTGAGATCCAAAAATCAAAGAAATGCAATTATATGAATATTCTTATAGAAAAAGAAGATCTAACACCAAAAGAAATAAGTTCTTTAAAACTTATAAAAATAGTTAATTAAAACTCAAAACAAAAACACCAAAAAAACACCTCCCTAAATTTCTCAAGGGAAGGTGTTTTTCGTTGCACTGCAAGTTACACTCGAGCACACCTCAACACTCTTGAGGTGTTTTTCAATTTAATACTGATTGAATTCTTTCGTTGTTGTATCAAAACACAAAATCATCAATCAGTGATTTTAATTCATTAAAAGTTATTTTTGTAATATCGATTAATTTTAAACATTCTGATTTTAAAATTGAAAAGAAATATTCTGCTTCTCTATTATCTAAAGAATTTCCTACTCTACCCATTGATACAACACCATTGTTTTTCTGAATTAAATCTACATAAGTTTTTGAAGAATATTGGAAACCATGATCAGAATGAGCTATTCATTTTTTATCCATTTTGATTTTAGACATATGTTCCATTACTAGTTCTAAATCATTTCTTTTTGAAAGATTATAATTAACAACAAATTTGCTTTTGTGATCAATCGCAACAGATAAAAATACAAAATTGTTTAAGCAATCTTTTGGTGCAGAAATATAAGTAACATCAGTGGCAATTATTTGGCTTGTCTCTCCGTGATAATCACGATTAACAAGATCTATAAATTTTACGTTTGTGTTCTTTTGTTCTCTATCTATTTTCTTTCTTCTGATTAAACAAAATAAGTTTAATCTTCTCATCGCTCTACCAATAGTCCTATAATTTAGATCTATTTGGAATTTTGTTCTAATATAACTTTCCAATCTTTTTCTACCAAACAAACCCTTATTTTTCTTAAATGACTTAATTATTAATTCATCATATTTAGTATTTACAGATTTTTTTCTTGTTTGCTGCTCTTTAGTTTTTAGATTGTGAATTGTTGACTTAGATTTATTAAAGCATAGGCCCAATTTTCTTGTAGAAAGTGAAGATTTCTTAATTTTAGAAATATCAACTTCAATATTATTTCTATCAAAAGAGTCTTTATAAATTTCTAAAATTTCAATCAATTGTTCCTTAGGCATTTTTTCTCATTCCTTTTTTACAATTTCAATAGGAGTAATTTTTTGCCTTTTTGGTCTACCTGACCCTTTACCTTTTTTAGATGATTTACCTGTTTGCGATTCTATATTTATCATTCCTAAATTATATCTGTTATACTTGAAGACAAAATATTTTTTAGCCTCATTGAATTTTCTATCAAAAAAACTAAAACCTCTGATTGAATAATATTTAAGTTCAAAATCATTTTTTGATATCAAATTATTTTTGTAATCTTCATAACTATCGAATAGTTCTAATCATTCATGTGCCTTTAATTGTCTCATAATACCTCCTAAATATTAAATCAGGATAAAAAAATTAGACACATTCCAAAAAGAAAGGAGTGTGTCTTTTTTATGCGTTTAAAACAATTTACAAAAGAACAAAAATTAAAATATATCCACATTTACCAAAAAGAAGGTTTTGAAATAGCGATTATAACTTTTGTTGAAGATTTTTGAGAAAGATATCAAATCATAAAACAAAGAAAAGAGGGTAAGCATGAAAATCCTTATAGAAGAGCGAAAGCTTTATTAAAGAGTTGGATAAAAATATATAATTTCAACATGAATAATTTAGAAAGTAAATCAGGTAAAAGTAAAAAACCTAACTCAGGAAGAAGAAAAAGAGTTAGCATCAATGAATTGTGTGAGGAAGATAGAGATCTTTATCAGGATATTATGGAAGAAATTTTGGAAGAAAGAGGAGTAAAACAACAAGAAATTTTTGAAAAAATTAGAAAAAGAAAAGAAGAAAAAAGTAAACAATTTAGAAATATTTCAAAAATTTCATTAGTTTTGAAATTAAATCGAACTTCTTTTTATTACTCTTATTCTAAGAAAGAAAAAATTGACAAAAAGAAATATATTGATCATGAATTAATTAATTGAATTAATTTAGAAGCTAAAAATTCTAATTTTGTTATAGGAAGAGATAAACTTTATCAAAAATACTTATTAACGCACCAAAAAAGAATTTCTTCATATTTATTTAGACTAAATTATGAATTTAATCAATATAAATCAAGAGCATATCAAAAGAAAAAATCAAAGAAAAACAAAGAGGTAAAATTCTCTAGAATCTGAGCATCAGATTTAGTTCAAGGAAATTTTAAATCAAATTATTTTGGTGAAAAATTACATGCAGATATTAAATTTATTAAAACAAAAGAAGGAATGAGATTTCTTCATGTTATCACCGAAACTTTTAGTAACACTGTTTTAAATTGAACTTTATCGGATATAAGAGATTCTGCATCTACTATAAAGCTTGTTCAAGATACTCTTGATAAACATCAAATCAAACCTACTATTTTTCATTCAGATCACGGAATTGAATATGCAAATTTTGCCTTTTCTAAATTTTTAAAAAATGTAAATACTAAACAATCAATGTCTCCAAAAGGTAATTCATTAGCAAATAGACCTTCCGAATTTATTTTTGCATTAATTCAAAGAGAATTATTAGATTTTTATGAAACTGATAAAATGTTAGATAGCGAAGTGAATTTAATCATATCTAAATATTTTTCTTGATATAACCTCGAAAGACCTCAATCAAATTTAAATTGAAAAACGCCGCATGGTTTTTTAACACATGCGACGTTAAGTGTCTAATTTATTTATCCTAATATACAAGAATATTCTTGTTATTTTTTTATATAGTTAATATTTATTAAAATTTATCTTTTTTAATTATTCACTTTCCAGACTTAGTAGAACCTTCTCTTGAAATAGAACCTTCTTTTAATAATTTTTTTATATGATAACGAACACCATCAAATGATATTTTTAAATTTCTTGCAATTTGTCTTGCTGTTATATTTGGGTAAAGTGCCATTAATTCAATTATTTTATCTGGAACTGATCTTTCAATCGTGATTTCTTGGGTAGTTTCTTGGGTAGTTTCTTGGGTAGTTTCTTGGGTAGTTTTAATGTTGTTTGTGTCTTTTAAAAATTCTTTGTTGATTTGCATTACTGCATTTGTGTAATTTTCATTACCATTTTCAGGATAAAAAATTAAAGCAGGCGAAGAATTTTTAGAAAGTGCATCTTTTGCTCTTCTTATTCCAGAACCAAATGATTCTATTAATTTCAACGAATAAAACATATCTTTAATTTCTTTATTCAAATATTGTCTTCTATCAAATGTTGTTTCTTTGTTAAGTGCTTCAATAGTTATTGGAGGAAGGGGTCTGTTATGATTTATAAATGAAATTTTATCTTTATAAACATAAATTCCTACATATTGTGGAATATCGTACTCTTTATGTAAAATTGCATTAGTGGCAATTTCTTTAAATGCTGTTAAAGGATAATTGTATATAATCTTATGTTTTATTTTATTAGGATCTCTTATTGTGTATGAAGATAAAATGTTCTCTTGAAAAAAATTATTTACTTGTTTGACTTGAATCCAAATAGGCCCATCAAATTTTTTAGATTCCATTTTATCAGTATTTTGTATTTCTCTTATTATTTCAACATGTGCATTTGGAATGAATTTATTAGGTTTTTCAGCAAACATTAATACTGCAAAATTTTTTGCTCTATAAATTTTTCCATGCTCGCTAGAACTTACTAACCCCATACTTTTTGCCATTTCAAGTTTAGGCATCTTTATAATATCTTTTTTCGCTCCCGTTTGCAATAAATACTCTTTCATATATTCGTAACTTAAATCATCTATTGTTGCATAATCATTTAAATTAGAACTAAATGAGAAATTAGCAAATTTTTTTAATAGTTCAAATTCTTCCATTGGATTTGGTAATCTAGATTCCCTACCTACCCTAATATATCTTCCTTGTTTTAGTCTAATATTTTTATCTTTTTCTGCTTTTTCGCTTGTTTGAAAAGGACCTTGACTACTGCTTTCAACAGCTATAATAATATAATATTTATCATCTATCTTATCATTGAGAATTTTATAATTAATTTTTGGATGTATATTAGACAATAATGACTTTAATTCATTTTCTGTCGACTCAATTTGAGACTCACTTATTCCTGTTATTGGTCTTTTTGGTATTGCTTTTTCTTTTGTTTCAATATTATTTACTTCTTCAACTCCGATGAATAAAAGACCTATTTCGTCATTCATATAATTATTCGCAAAAGCACAAGCTGTTTTTAAAATTTTATCCTTGAAAATTGCTGATTTTTTATATTCTATAAAACTATTTTCTATATTTTTATTTTCAAGAATATTATGTGCAATTTTTTTGATATCTGAAATTCTCATCATATCTCCTTTTTCGAAAAAGTCTATATATAAATAATTTTAAATGTTTTTAAATATTTTTAGTAGTTTATGATTTTTTGATTATATTTCAGATTTTTTTATTGCCCTGAGTTTCCAAGTTGGAAGCTCTTTTTTATACCTTTTACCTTATTACTTATATACATTGTATATAAGTACCATTTTCAATTATTTTAACTTTTTACAATGATTACAATGATAATAATGTATAATATAGATATGAGTAACTACATTCTGTATAAAAGAAAAAACCCAAAAGGAATTTACATTGCATTAGGAATATCAAAAGGATATGGTAAAGGGATTGGTAATTTAGTTGGATTAGGTTATTGAGAAGAAATTAAAGAAAAATATTCTCTACAAAACATCGATGATTTAAAACCAATTGCTAGATTGGTTCCTGTTGGAGAAGATAAAATTGAAGTTAAAACCAAATTTTTCCAATTGCTTAACCCGACATCTGTTGAAACAAATGTAAAAAACGTTGGTATTGAATTGATTTATAAAGTAATTAAAGAACTAGATTTATTTAAAGGGTTACCGAAAACTAAACACAAATCTTTAGAAGAAGTATTGGAATTTATTGTTGCAACAAGAATAATTCAACCAAGAAGTTATATTTGTCAATACAAAAACAAAAATGACTTTTTACATGAGATAGATATAAAAAAATCTTCAATTTATAACTATTTTGATACTTTTTTAGAATATAAAAATACAATTTTAGTCAATATTTATAACAAAATGCAAGAATTGACAACTAGAAACACAAAATTAATGCATTTTGATAATACAACTGTTTATTTTCAAAGTTTTTCAAGAGATGGTTTGAGACAAAGAGGTTTTTCTAAAGATGGAAAACATGATGAAGATCAAATTGTTGTGGCTATGGCAGTTGATAATAATGGTATTCCTTTTCACTATAAAGTTTTCGAAGGAAATACTGCAGATTCTAAAACTCTTGTGAAATTTTTAGTCGAAATGCAAAGAATTTACAAAACAAAAGACACAGTAATAGTTGCTGATAAAGGTATTAGTCAAAATGCAAATTTAAGATATTTAGAACAAAAAGGATATAAATATATAGTTCAGAAACGTATTGATATTCTTGGAAAAGAAGATAAAGCATTTATAGTAAATGATCAAGGATTTGTTCAAGAAAATGATTATTTTACTAAATCTAGATTCGTCCAATCTGTTTGAGCTAAAAACAAAAATAAAAAAAGATATAGCGATACTTTTAGAAAACAATTTATCTATTTTAGCCCTTCAAAACAAACTTTAGACAAAATAAAAAGACAAAATCTTATTAATAAATTGGAGAAAAAGTCTATTAACGGTGAATTGCCATTAAGTGCTTTGGTTCCAGAATATAAGAAAAAGTATATGGATGTAGATGGTAAAACAGTCGGAAGATTAAATATCGAAAAAATTAAAAAAGTAGCTAATGAAGATGGCTTTTATATGATTGAAACCAACATAACAAACATAGATTCAAAAGAAGCGAATGAAATATATAAGGGACAATGAAAAGTGGAAGAAGGATTCAGAACTTTAAAATCAGCAATCGAAGTTAGACCGATGTACGTTTATAAAGACGAGCATATTCAATCTCATGTATTTTTATGCTTTTTGTCTCTAATTGTTTTGAAATATTGCATTTATAAATTAAAGAAATTTTATAAAGATAATGGAGAGATTCAAAAACTCACAATGAATATGTTTATAGATGCATTGAAACTTATAACAATCACAACAAAGACTGTGAATGGTAAAGTTGTAAGTGAAATCAAGAATAATTTAGACCCAGAACATAATGAATTAAACAAAATATATTGTGATTTTCAATATGCGGTTGATGGTCTATCATTGTAATTTAAAAGTACAAAAAACGAATACGCCTTATTTGTAGGTGTATTCGTTTTTTTCTTCATTACAACTTGGAAACGCAGGTTTTGATTATATTTCAGATTTTTTTATTGCTGTTTAAAAATAAAAAAACATAAAGCATTTATGCTTTATGTTTGTGGTGAGTGTCTTAAATTATTTGTTAAGACCTTTTCATTGTCAGAATCTAACTTCATCTTCGTCAATTCCAACTTCTTGAATGTATTGTTTGTGGAATTTAATTTTTTCATCCATAAGTTTAACAAAGTCATCAGCTTTTGCTCCAAATACTGCTTTAGCTGCTGTTTGTGACATGTGGTATCTATCCATATCACTCATTAAACGAATGTCGAATGAAGTTGTAATATCTCCGTTTTCTCTATATCCATGTGGATGTAAGTTGTGGTTTTTACGTGAGAAGAAGATATCTCTTAATAATCCTTCGTATCCGTGGAATGCAAATACAACTGGTTTATCTTTTGTGAAGATAGCATCAAATTCTTCATCTGAAAGACCTCTTGGGTCAAGACTTGGGTGACGTAATCTTAATAAATCAACAACGTTAACAAATCTGAATTTTAATGATGGGTATTGTGTGTGTAAGTATTCTGCTGTTGCTAAAAGTTCTAATGTAGGTTCTGTACCTGAAGATACAAGTACTAAATCAGGTTCTTCACCATCTTTAACTGTTGAAGCTCAATCAATAACTTTAAGACCTTTTTCAACTAATTCAGCTGCTTCTTCTTTTGTAAATCATTGTTCTCTTGGTTGTTTTGAAGCAACGATTAAGTTAATTACATCTCTTTCTTTTAATGTTTTTTCTAAAACAGCTAATAATGAGTTTGAGTCCGCTGGTAAGTATTCTCTGATTAATTCAGGTTTTTTATCAGCTAAGTGTCCTAAAATACCTGGGTCTTGGTGTGTATACCCGTTGTGGTCTTGTTGGAATGCTGTAGAAGTAGCAATAACATTAAGTGATGGGTAATCATTTCTTCAGTGAACTTTTCTTGCTTTTGCAACTCATTTCATGTGTTGTGTAAGCATTGAATCAACAACTCTTAAGAATGATTCGTATGAAGCAAAGAATCCGTGACGTCCTGTTAATACATAACCTTCTAAAATACCTTCTGCTTGGTGTTCTGAAAGTTGTGAGTCAATTAATCTTCCAACTGGTCCAACAGCTTCATCTAATTCAGCATCTACTCTTTCTAATCATTGACGGTTTGTAACTTTAAGAATGTCAAATAATCTATTTGATTTAGTTTCATCTGGTCCAAAAGCACGGAAGTTTGTAGGGTTCATTTGGATAACTTTTGCATAGTATTTACCAGCGTTAACCATATCTTGGTCTTTCTTAGAACCTGGTTTACCAATTTCGATTGCAAAATCTTGTCATTTTGGTAAATCAAGTGGTTTTGGATCAATTCCACCATTTGTAATAGGTGTAAGTCCCATACGTTTTAAACCTTTTGGAGCAATTTCAGCATATTCTGCTTTAAAGCTTCCGTCAGCATTGAATAATTCAGCTGGTTTATATGACATTAATCAGTCTTCTAATTCTTGTAACATTTTTGGATTTTCTGATGTTACAGGTAATGGAACTTGGTGTGCTCTGAAGCTTCCTTCGTATGTTAAACCTTCAATTTTGTG from Mycoplasmopsis gallopavonis encodes the following:
- a CDS encoding IS3 family transposase; amino-acid sequence: MRQLKAHEWLELFDSYEDYKNNLISKNDFELKYYSIRGFSFFDRKFNEAKKYFVFKYNRYNLGMINIESQTGKSSKKGKGSGRPKRQKITPIEIVKKEWEKMPKEQLIEILEIYKDSFDRNNIEVDISKIKKSSLSTRKLGLCFNKSKSTIHNLKTKEQQTRKKSVNTKYDELIIKSFKKNKGLFGRKRLESYIRTKFQIDLNYRTIGRAMRRLNLFCLIRRKKIDREQKNTNVKFIDLVNRDYHGETSQIIATDVTYISAPKDCLNNFVFLSVAIDHKSKFVVNYNLSKRNDLELVMEHMSKIKMDKKWIAHSDHGFQYSSKTYVDLIQKNNGVVSMGRVGNSLDNREAEYFFSILKSECLKLIDITKITFNELKSLIDDFVFWYNNERIQSVLNWKTPQECWGVLECNLQCNEKHLPLRNLGRCFFGVFVLSFN
- a CDS encoding DDE-type integrase/transposase/recombinase encodes the protein MRLKQFTKEQKLKYIHIYQKEGFEIAIITFVEDFWERYQIIKQRKEGKHENPYRRAKALLKSWIKIYNFNMNNLESKSGKSKKPNSGRRKRVSINELCEEDRDLYQDIMEEILEERGVKQQEIFEKIRKRKEEKSKQFRNISKISLVLKLNRTSFYYSYSKKEKIDKKKYIDHELINWINLEAKNSNFVIGRDKLYQKYLLTHQKRISSYLFRLNYEFNQYKSRAYQKKKSKKNKEVKFSRIWASDLVQGNFKSNYFGEKLHADIKFIKTKEGMRFLHVITETFSNTVLNWTLSDIRDSASTIKLVQDTLDKHQIKPTIFHSDHGIEYANFAFSKFLKNVNTKQSMSPKGNSLANRPSEFIFALIQRELLDFYETDKMLDSEVNLIISKYFSWYNLERPQSNLNWKTPHGFLTHATLSV
- a CDS encoding AlbA family DNA-binding domain-containing protein, whose translation is MRISDIKKIAHNILENKNIENSFIEYKKSAIFKDKILKTACAFANNYMNDEIGLLFIGVEEVNNIETKEKAIPKRPITGISESQIESTENELKSLLSNIHPKINYKILNDKIDDKYYIIIAVESSSQGPFQTSEKAEKDKNIRLKQGRYIRVGRESRLPNPMEEFELLKKFANFSFSSNLNDYATIDDLSYEYMKEYLLQTGAKKDIIKMPKLEMAKSMGLVSSSEHGKIYRAKNFAVLMFAEKPNKFIPNAHVEIIREIQNTDKMESKKFDGPIWIQVKQVNNFFQENILSSYTIRDPNKIKHKIIYNYPLTAFKEIATNAILHKEYDIPQYVGIYVYKDKISFINHNRPLPPITIEALNKETTFDRRQYLNKEIKDMFYSLKLIESFGSGIRRAKDALSKNSSPALIFYPENGNENYTNAVMQINKEFLKDTNNIKTTQETTQETTQETTQEITIERSVPDKIIELMALYPNITARQIARNLKISFDGVRYHIKKLLKEGSISREGSTKSGKWIIKKDKF
- a CDS encoding IS1634 family transposase, translated to MITMIIMYNIDMSNYILYKRKNPKGIYIALGISKGYGKGIGNLVGLGYWEEIKEKYSLQNIDDLKPIARLVPVGEDKIEVKTKFFQLLNPTSVETNVKNVGIELIYKVIKELDLFKGLPKTKHKSLEEVLEFIVATRIIQPRSYICQYKNKNDFLHEIDIKKSSIYNYFDTFLEYKNTILVNIYNKMQELTTRNTKLMHFDNTTVYFQSFSRDGLRQRGFSKDGKHDEDQIVVAMAVDNNGIPFHYKVFEGNTADSKTLVKFLVEMQRIYKTKDTVIVADKGISQNANLRYLEQKGYKYIVQKRIDILGKEDKAFIVNDQGFVQENDYFTKSRFVQSVWAKNKNKKRYSDTFRKQFIYFSPSKQTLDKIKRQNLINKLEKKSINGELPLSALVPEYKKKYMDVDGKTVGRLNIEKIKKVANEDGFYMIETNITNIDSKEANEIYKGQWKVEEGFRTLKSAIEVRPMYVYKDEHIQSHVFLCFLSLIVLKYCIYKLKKFYKDNGEIQKLTMNMFIDALKLITITTKTVNGKVVSEIKNNLDPEHNELNKIYCDFQYAVDGLSL
- a CDS encoding phosphoketolase family protein, which codes for MNQTKFDTKEYLEKVHAWWRAANYLSVGQIYLRNNPLLEGGLKAEDVKMYPIGHWGTIPGQNLIYAHLNRVINKYDLEMFYIEGPGHGGQVMISNSYLDGSYTELFPEITKDTEGLKRMFKRFSFPGGTASHAAPETPGSIHEGGELGYSLSHATGAILDNPQVIAATVIGDGEAETGPLAAGWFSSSFINPVNDGTVLPILHINGGKISNPTIMARKTNEEIKSMLFGYGWDAIFVEADVNDQVGIHAQMAAKFDEAIEKIQAIRAEAAKKGAENATRPLWPALVVRTPKGWTCPHKIEGLTYEGSFRAHQVPLPVTSENPKMLQELEDWLMSYKPAELFNADGSFKAEYAEIAPKGLKRMGLTPITNGGIDPKPLDLPKWQDFAIEIGKPGSKKDQDMVNAGKYYAKVIQMNPTNFRAFGPDETKSNRLFDILKVTNRQWLERVDAELDEAVGPVGRLIDSQLSEHQAEGILEGYVLTGRHGFFASYESFLRVVDSMLTQHMKWVAKARKVHWRNDYPSLNVIATSTAFQQDHNGYTHQDPGILGHLADKKPELIREYLPADSNSLLAVLEKTLKERDVINLIVASKQPREQWFTKEEAAELVEKGLKVIDWASTVKDGEEPDLVLVSSGTEPTLELLATAEYLHTQYPSLKFRFVNVVDLLRLRHPSLDPRGLSDEEFDAIFTKDKPVVFAFHGYEGLLRDIFFSRKNHNLHPHGYRENGDITTSFDIRLMSDMDRYHMSQTAAKAVFGAKADDFVKLMDEKIKFHKQYIQEVGIDEDEVRFWQWKGLNK